A single genomic interval of Terriglobus albidus harbors:
- a CDS encoding glycosyltransferase 87 family protein produces MKKLLRLSIAALILAIGVAFLSFAMSSGNAANKDFISYWAAGKQLLHKQNPYGPGILAVEKQAGFIDNRPFYMRNPPTAFPLAVLAALFSHKVSAILWSLGLVLSLMTSVRIIWEMHGRPPDRLHLIGYLFPPALACLTAGQMGIFLLLGVVLFLRWKESRPFLAGMALVVCGIKPHLFLPFVVLLLFHRRALLGAAAAIGATVLFSLAIDPHGWQQYLQMVRSADLQNEFIPTLSLVLRLVHRSWSWLQLVPAAIACVWVYFKRPEWNLVLLVSVLVAPYAWVTDECVVLPAFMAALYQAKSLTPFACVLVVGLLEVLVGAGMTSPYYLWTPLAWLGLYLYGTRSVKVAVPVPMGS; encoded by the coding sequence ATGAAGAAGCTTCTACGGCTGAGCATCGCTGCTTTAATACTGGCGATTGGCGTTGCATTCCTGTCCTTCGCCATGTCCTCAGGCAATGCGGCCAACAAAGACTTCATCTCTTACTGGGCCGCGGGCAAGCAATTGCTCCACAAGCAGAATCCCTACGGCCCGGGAATCCTGGCAGTCGAGAAGCAGGCCGGGTTCATCGACAACCGTCCGTTCTACATGCGCAATCCTCCGACGGCGTTTCCGCTGGCTGTGCTGGCGGCATTGTTCAGCCACAAGGTGTCCGCCATCCTCTGGTCGCTGGGTCTGGTGCTTTCACTGATGACCTCTGTCCGCATCATCTGGGAAATGCATGGAAGGCCGCCTGACCGTCTGCATCTGATCGGTTACCTATTCCCGCCTGCCTTAGCCTGTCTGACGGCGGGACAGATGGGCATCTTCCTGCTGCTCGGCGTGGTTCTGTTCCTGCGCTGGAAAGAATCCAGGCCCTTCCTCGCGGGGATGGCTTTGGTTGTTTGCGGCATTAAGCCGCATCTCTTCCTGCCCTTTGTTGTCCTGCTGCTGTTTCACCGCCGTGCTCTGCTGGGGGCGGCGGCGGCGATTGGAGCCACGGTTTTGTTCTCCCTCGCCATCGATCCGCACGGCTGGCAGCAATACCTGCAGATGGTGAGGAGCGCAGACCTTCAGAATGAGTTCATTCCCACCCTGAGCCTGGTGCTGCGCCTGGTTCATCGCTCGTGGTCCTGGCTCCAGCTTGTGCCTGCTGCCATTGCCTGTGTCTGGGTTTACTTCAAACGTCCCGAGTGGAACCTGGTTCTACTCGTCTCCGTACTGGTCGCGCCTTATGCCTGGGTCACCGATGAGTGCGTCGTGCTGCCTGCATTCATGGCTGCGCTCTATCAAGCGAAGTCGCTGACGCCCTTCGCCTGCGTGCTGGTGGTGGGGCTGCTGGAGGTCCTGGTCGGCGCCGGAATGACGTCACCGTATTATCTATGGACTCCGCTGGCCTGGTTAGGGCTTTATCTGTATGGCACACGTTCGGTGAAGGTTGCCGTGCCTGTTCCTATGGGCTCGTAG
- a CDS encoding TonB-dependent receptor produces MNATLRGTVMDATGSVVANAQLELYEPVTGQRVRATTSTDNGDFELNELKPGTYELRCSLSGFKQFVARNIILDSGQVRRVNPSLALGATTDEVTVTAGAAVISTESSTLAGLFTAKQHDESPQVTIYPSTYSMLTTLSGVQGGKGSPIANGQTQQQQSQTFDGIANDLQGNQSNNANFFEQVSASLFNAPAESAVPVQINLVTKRGTNAFHGSASYRIYDSVFNARGYFDTKKIPYLQHEWNLEGGGYIWRDRTFFYGQWFAQKIPLGYQTRASVPTGAWRSGVFSSTIIDPQTGLPFPNNTIPGSRISSVARAFQDNYLPAPNIGSATSAVNNYAFQFPFNSDLYRGDWPLARIDHQLTKNNSLFFRWLMRQTPYVLNNGLPILVWTRNRRHQQWAAGDTHLFTPQMINEFRFGYSTDYMVDGQSNAGQTPPDGAQVLATTGLQGSNPGNSKGQGFPSITITGLTALTNVAGGTKANNHMTTFVDTFTWQKGRHVLKFGESVVRFSNFYGFVNDYGTFSFDGSITKSGTATTQSAYADFLLGLPRQSQRTNPLPAREQTLSEYGFFIQDSFKLSPKLNIDYGLRWDIYGTPTAADHLMYNFDPATGNVIVDPAGLSKVSPFYPKTITVQTGNVRAEVDKSNVAPRVGAAYQVTSRSVIRGGYGLYISRLGSSGNFNNFLPINPQLGSTGPFSISEIYNNASNGSTFSFPNPYPSSTGTAVAPSQSILGYPLQTEHGHIHQFSATYEIELKNTGFRVSYVGSRSTGLNYSVNINKPAPSTTAFASSRNPYPQFVSTTLIRYDGGANYNGLQFDVRRRVGSFTFSANYSLSSSQANYLNTENPYNLLSRYANDGLTRRHYSSSTLTYALPFGHHRRYLNGASGLTDHVVGGWSTNMMTYLASGTYFSPSFSGSDPSNTNTLGGLPDLVGDPNNVPGGKSKTNWFNTAAFAVPQQGRFGNALPNSLVGQSLYQTHVSLIKSTAITERVKFNFVTQISNLFNHAQFLNPSGNISSASGNQFTSQIGTFDAYEVAKPRNITFQGAFVF; encoded by the coding sequence GTGAACGCAACCCTGCGTGGCACGGTGATGGATGCGACCGGCAGTGTCGTGGCGAACGCGCAGCTTGAGCTCTACGAACCAGTGACCGGTCAAAGAGTGCGCGCGACGACCTCGACCGATAATGGAGACTTCGAGCTCAACGAGCTGAAGCCCGGAACCTACGAGCTTCGTTGCAGCTTGTCCGGCTTCAAGCAATTTGTGGCGCGGAACATCATCCTCGACAGCGGACAGGTGCGCCGCGTCAATCCATCGCTCGCTCTTGGTGCGACGACGGACGAGGTCACCGTCACAGCGGGAGCTGCTGTCATCTCGACGGAATCGTCAACGCTCGCCGGCTTGTTTACCGCAAAGCAGCATGACGAATCGCCGCAGGTCACTATCTATCCGTCGACCTACTCCATGCTGACGACGCTTTCCGGCGTACAGGGTGGTAAGGGATCTCCGATTGCGAACGGTCAGACACAACAGCAGCAGTCGCAGACCTTCGACGGCATCGCCAACGACCTTCAGGGTAACCAGAGCAACAACGCGAACTTCTTTGAGCAGGTGTCGGCCTCGCTGTTCAATGCTCCGGCTGAGAGCGCCGTTCCTGTGCAGATCAATCTGGTGACTAAGCGCGGCACCAACGCGTTCCACGGCAGCGCCAGCTATCGCATCTACGACTCGGTTTTCAATGCACGCGGCTACTTCGATACCAAGAAGATTCCGTATCTGCAGCACGAATGGAATCTTGAGGGTGGGGGCTACATCTGGCGCGATCGCACCTTTTTCTACGGCCAGTGGTTTGCGCAGAAGATTCCTCTGGGTTACCAGACGCGCGCGAGCGTACCCACCGGAGCCTGGCGTTCGGGTGTGTTTTCCTCCACCATCATCGATCCGCAGACCGGTCTGCCGTTTCCGAACAACACCATCCCGGGCTCGCGCATCAGCTCGGTGGCGAGGGCATTCCAGGACAACTACCTTCCAGCTCCGAACATTGGATCGGCGACCAGCGCAGTTAACAACTATGCTTTCCAGTTTCCCTTCAACAGCGATCTCTATCGCGGCGACTGGCCTCTGGCCCGCATTGACCATCAGTTGACGAAGAACAACTCGTTGTTTTTCCGCTGGCTGATGCGGCAGACGCCCTATGTGCTCAACAATGGTCTTCCCATCCTTGTATGGACGCGTAACCGGCGTCATCAGCAGTGGGCTGCCGGCGACACGCATCTGTTCACACCGCAGATGATCAATGAGTTCCGCTTCGGCTACTCCACTGACTACATGGTGGACGGGCAGAGCAACGCCGGCCAAACGCCTCCCGATGGCGCGCAGGTACTGGCAACTACCGGTCTGCAGGGATCGAATCCCGGCAACAGCAAAGGCCAGGGATTCCCCAGCATCACGATCACTGGACTTACGGCTCTAACGAATGTTGCCGGAGGCACGAAAGCGAACAACCACATGACCACGTTCGTGGACACATTTACCTGGCAGAAGGGACGTCATGTGCTGAAGTTCGGAGAGTCGGTGGTTCGCTTCAGCAACTTCTATGGCTTTGTGAACGACTACGGTACGTTCAGCTTCGACGGTTCCATCACGAAATCTGGTACCGCTACGACTCAGTCGGCTTATGCTGACTTTCTACTTGGGCTTCCGCGGCAGAGTCAGCGGACTAATCCGTTGCCTGCTCGCGAACAAACGCTCAGCGAGTATGGATTTTTCATTCAAGATTCGTTCAAGCTCTCACCAAAGCTGAATATCGACTATGGCCTACGCTGGGACATCTATGGCACACCGACCGCAGCCGACCATCTGATGTACAACTTCGATCCGGCGACCGGCAACGTCATCGTCGATCCCGCCGGGCTCTCGAAGGTGAGCCCGTTCTATCCCAAGACGATCACGGTTCAAACAGGCAACGTGCGCGCGGAGGTCGACAAGAGCAACGTGGCTCCACGAGTAGGCGCGGCCTACCAGGTCACCAGCCGCTCAGTCATTCGTGGAGGTTACGGACTGTACATCTCGCGACTGGGTTCATCGGGTAATTTCAACAACTTTCTTCCCATCAATCCTCAGCTTGGATCGACAGGCCCGTTCTCGATCAGCGAGATCTACAACAACGCTTCGAACGGAAGCACCTTCTCCTTCCCGAACCCTTATCCATCGAGCACGGGCACGGCGGTGGCTCCCAGCCAAAGCATTCTTGGCTATCCGCTCCAAACCGAACACGGTCACATTCATCAATTCAGCGCGACCTACGAGATCGAGTTGAAGAACACCGGTTTCCGGGTCTCGTATGTGGGTTCCAGAAGCACGGGGCTGAATTACTCGGTGAACATTAACAAGCCTGCGCCAAGCACAACAGCCTTCGCGTCATCGCGCAATCCATATCCTCAGTTCGTGTCGACGACGCTGATCCGCTACGACGGAGGCGCCAACTACAACGGTCTACAGTTCGACGTGCGCCGCCGTGTCGGCTCCTTTACCTTTTCTGCCAACTATTCCCTGTCGAGCAGCCAGGCGAACTATCTGAACACCGAGAATCCATACAATCTGCTGTCTCGTTATGCGAACGATGGCCTGACGCGGCGGCACTACAGCTCGAGCACCCTGACCTATGCGCTTCCCTTCGGCCACCACCGCAGGTATCTGAACGGCGCCAGCGGCCTGACGGATCATGTCGTGGGCGGCTGGTCGACGAACATGATGACGTACCTGGCCTCGGGCACTTATTTTTCGCCGTCGTTCTCCGGCTCCGATCCTTCAAACACGAATACCCTGGGTGGTCTTCCGGACCTGGTGGGCGATCCGAACAATGTCCCGGGAGGGAAATCGAAGACAAACTGGTTCAACACGGCTGCTTTTGCGGTTCCGCAACAGGGACGGTTCGGCAATGCGCTACCGAACAGTTTGGTGGGCCAGAGCCTTTATCAGACGCATGTTTCCCTGATCAAGAGCACTGCTATCACTGAGCGTGTGAAGTTCAACTTCGTCACGCAGATCTCTAACCTGTTCAATCACGCCCAGTTCCTTAACCCGAGTGGGAACATCAGCTCTGCGAGCGGCAACCAGTTCACCAGCCAGATTGGAACCTTCGACGCGTATGAGGTAGCCAAGCCCAGGAATATCACTTTCCAGGGAGCATTTGTCTTCTAG
- a CDS encoding DUF3175 domain-containing protein: MATTKKQVKMSASGSHANGSHAKGTSRRWSAKVNTESTYPEEGLFRQDAATIARRLASKKVSPKGPASGMRMLVFFENRAGKSLSPTRRKVLEHAKELLHEKVVAARKKRAA; encoded by the coding sequence ATGGCCACAACAAAAAAACAGGTAAAGATGAGCGCCAGCGGCTCTCATGCAAACGGCTCTCACGCTAAGGGCACATCCCGCCGTTGGTCGGCGAAGGTGAACACCGAATCCACCTATCCGGAAGAGGGCCTCTTCAGGCAGGACGCCGCCACTATCGCCCGGCGATTGGCCTCGAAGAAGGTCTCGCCCAAGGGCCCGGCCTCCGGCATGCGCATGCTGGTCTTCTTCGAAAACCGTGCCGGCAAATCCCTCTCACCCACACGCCGCAAGGTGCTGGAGCACGCCAAGGAGTTGCTACACGAAAAGGTCGTCGCCGCCCGCAAGAAGCGCGCAGCCTGA
- the thpR gene encoding RNA 2',3'-cyclic phosphodiesterase produces MRLFIGLPIADETKAALRSVVDRLRSTINPRIGKIRWTDPEGWHITLQFLGNCNEQQYDCLVRALRFVPMRPFQVEVDGLDTFEHAGVLFAGVRLDENLAALQHQIARETTTCGFASDERPYHPHITLARTPRGTRIPPQQLMRSNSSAYLAENFCLYESVSGVNGPQYPIRDRFPNG; encoded by the coding sequence ATGCGCCTGTTCATTGGCCTGCCCATCGCGGATGAGACCAAGGCAGCGCTGCGCTCGGTCGTTGACAGGCTTCGCTCCACCATCAATCCGCGAATCGGAAAGATCCGCTGGACCGATCCCGAAGGCTGGCACATCACCCTGCAGTTCCTCGGCAACTGTAATGAGCAACAATACGACTGTCTGGTCCGTGCACTACGTTTCGTGCCGATGCGTCCGTTTCAGGTGGAGGTTGACGGCCTGGACACCTTCGAACATGCCGGAGTCTTGTTTGCAGGAGTGCGATTGGATGAGAATCTCGCAGCCCTTCAACATCAGATCGCAAGGGAGACAACTACCTGCGGCTTTGCCTCTGACGAACGGCCATACCATCCGCACATCACACTGGCGCGAACACCGAGAGGAACGAGAATCCCACCCCAGCAGCTCATGAGGTCAAACTCCTCCGCATATCTCGCAGAAAACTTCTGCCTCTATGAAAGTGTGTCAGGAGTGAATGGCCCACAATATCCGATAAGGGATCGTTTTCCAAATGGGTAG
- a CDS encoding HdeD family acid-resistance protein, with translation MNLSVRSIARESIGWSIALSVLMILVGLFALIAPLAAGVAVTTVIGWLLLLSGATHVWFAWHVRSAGAVVWEALVALAYFFGGIYLLLHPLAGLVSLTLILSAYLLVKGIVELVGGFGLRGMPGGGWMLLDGVFSIVVALMIWAHLPSSAAWVPGTLVGIAILFSGFSRLLLSLAARRVVTALP, from the coding sequence ATGAACCTGTCCGTTCGCAGCATTGCCCGGGAGTCCATCGGCTGGTCGATCGCCCTGAGCGTCCTGATGATCCTTGTAGGCCTCTTCGCCCTTATCGCTCCACTCGCAGCAGGCGTTGCCGTTACTACCGTTATTGGCTGGCTGTTGCTGCTCAGCGGAGCCACGCACGTCTGGTTCGCCTGGCACGTGCGCAGCGCGGGGGCCGTCGTATGGGAAGCACTCGTGGCCTTGGCTTACTTCTTCGGCGGCATCTACCTGCTGTTGCATCCGCTCGCCGGACTCGTCAGCCTGACACTGATCCTCTCCGCCTATCTGCTGGTAAAGGGCATCGTGGAACTTGTCGGAGGCTTCGGCCTGCGAGGCATGCCGGGCGGTGGCTGGATGTTGCTCGACGGCGTCTTCTCCATCGTGGTGGCACTCATGATCTGGGCGCACCTGCCCAGCTCCGCCGCCTGGGTTCCGGGAACGCTGGTCGGCATCGCCATCCTCTTCAGCGGCTTCTCCCGCCTGCTGCTCTCACTCGCCGCAAGGCGAGTCGTAACGGCTCTGCCATAA